A region of the Physeter macrocephalus isolate SW-GA unplaced genomic scaffold, ASM283717v5 random_302, whole genome shotgun sequence genome:
GTTTGCCGGCGTCCCCGGCCGGCGACAACGTCGGAACATGCGTACACACGAAGGAATGGGCACCGGTGGGGACACGCGCCCAGGTTCCCACTCGAAGCAGGGCCGCCTGGAGACCCCGCCGTGAGCAGGGGCGCCCTGGCGCGGTTCGCAGCTCGTCTACAGGGGCGCCAGGTCTACCGTCCCGCGCGGAGGTTCCGGTAACTGGAAAGGACTACCTCAACCGGAGCGTCAGGCCAGGAGCACCACACCCAGTACTAACGCCTGGGCCCCGCCGCCTTCGCACCCTTTGTAGGGGTGGGCGGAGCCCGGTTCGGCGAGATCCCGCGGGAGCCCCTTCCGCGCAAGAGCCGCAGCACCACCCCCCTCCGTGCAGCAGGCGCCCTTTCCCCTTTCACGTGACCAGGAGCTCCGCGCCCcgacgcacgcacgcacgcacgcacgcacgcacgcgcgtgTTAGACGTCAGTTCCGGGCAGCGGCGGCGCGGGGCCTTGCTTCCGCTTTCCGCTGAGGCGCGCGCTTAGTTATCAGCCTGCTCGGCAACATGGCGGCTACGGCCACAATGGCGACCTCGGGCTCGGCGCGGAAGCGGCTGCTCAAAGAGGAAGACATGACCAAAGTGGAATTCGAGACGAGTGAGGAGGTGGACGTGACCCCCACGTTCGACACCATGGGCCTGCGGGAAGACCTGCTGCGCGGCATCTACGCCTACGGTCGGTGAGCTCGGGCCGCGGGCTGGGGCGCCCGCGGGGAGGGGGGCCCAGCTGGGGGTGGTTCCCGAGACTGGGAGTGCGGCCGCCCCGGGGCTGGGGGTCGGGGCTGAGGCCGAGCCCTGGGGCCCTGACGGGcgacccccgcccccagcagttGTCCCCACCCCCGTCTGTGTCGGCCGGTTCGGGTGTGTTCTCCCGGCGGGGCGCCGTGCTGTGTCCCGCGAGGGCTGCAGGGTCCCGCGAGGGCTGCAGGGTCCTCCTTGCACCCCGGAGTCACTCATTCAGCGGATGATTGTCTTGCACCTGCCAGGTGCTAGGAACGTGCGCGGCTCTAGGCACTGGCGGCTTAGCCGTGAACCACGCAGGCCTTAGGGAGCTTGTTATGTTTGGGAGAAGGATTATATAGTTAGTGGTAATggctacaaagaaaataaagcgGGATAACGGAATCAAGCGTGATTGGCGGAAGGAGAGAGTTAAAATAGTAGAGCACATAGGTAAGGGGGCTCCCAGGAGAGGCTGGcgtttgagctgagatctgagctAAGGAACCCGTTATGAGAAGATTATGGTAGAACTGGGCAGCTGgtgccagggccctgcagccGGGAGCCTTATGCATTCCAGGAACAGAAAGAATCTCCCTGTGCTGGGAGCCTAGGGGCGAGTTTTGGGGGGGCGCAGATCTTGAAAAGCGTGGTGCGAGGTgatagaatttgaattttatttctaagtgCAGTGGGaggccattggagggttttaagcagggaaatgATGGGATCAGATTTACAGTCACAGAGATGGTCCTGGGTGTCTGGATATGGGGGGAGGTGAGGCAGGAGAGGAAACAGGGAGATGTTAGGAGGCTTTTGCTCCAATCCAGGGGAGTGATGATGGTATTGTGGTGGAAATGGAGTACTAACAGGGTTTGCTGATGGGTTGAACGTGAGCAGGAGACGAAAGTCCTGGATGTTTGAGTAACTGGGCAGGTGATGATGCCCTCTCCTCAGGCGGGGAGCACTCGAGGAAGCTCTTCTTGAATGAGGAGAGCTTGAGGGACCTGTAAACCATCCAGTAGGAGATGTCAAGGAGGCAGTTGGGAAGAGGTCGGGTTGGGGATGTAGACGGGTGTGATCAGCATCTGTGCTTAATGCCTGGGACTGGGATGGACATCTTTTTTATCCAACAGTCCTTGATGTCATGACAGTCTAGCACAGAGAAGGTACGGAGGGAATGGGAGGTGAAGAACCATTGCAGCTGGCCCTCGTAGTGTGGTCGACAGCCCTGCCTGCCTCTTGGCACCCGGGACGTCCCTGCCCTAAAACACCGTTTTTAGTTTCCCATCTACCTGCTGGATCATCCTGAGGGGTTTAAATCATCTGTTATATTTGCTTTTGTGTTAGATGGGAAATTgtactacattttaaaagactgccataaattaattaaactacATTATTTGTAtgtaaagttttgtttgtttacttggaCACTAGAGGGGTGGTGTTGTAGTTCATGTAGCTGCATCAAGGCAGGAGGAGTAGATGAAATGGGGTTGTAGGTGACAAACAACCTGCAGACTTACTGCTGGTGGGGAGTGGTGACTACGGCACTGATGggcttatattcctttttttagcttaaaaagtaatacaaaaaaaCCTCCACTTGTGCAGGTTATTGTAATATAGTCAAACAATACACAAGTAATTGGAGTATAATATGAGCCTCCCTCACCCCATTCTCCAGGAGTAACCACCatcatttttttaacctaactGGGGTGTCTATATTTTGCAACAGTGTTCGTTAGAGATTGTGTCTGTATAAATAAGATGGTATGTTAGTATAAAAATCCACTTCAGCCTACTTCATTCAGCAGCCGTTTCTTGAGAGCTTAGTATGTTGGACATTGGGttaggagggggtgggggattttaaaaagataacatccTCGGCACAAGGAGCTCCAGTGTATGGTTGCAAGTATGCTGTCCTAGTGGTTAGAGCtcactttttctgttttaatttacagGTTTTGAAAAACCATCAGCAATCCAGCAGCGAGCTATTAAGCAGATAATTAAAGGGAGAGATGTCATTGCACAGTAAGTCTGCTCATGCAGAGGGGCAGTCAGGTGCTAGTTAGCACAGCAGTGTGTAGTTCAGTGCTTCTTCATTCAGATGCCATTACCAGCTCTTGCCTTGACTTCAGCTGtgggctgtttgtttttagttttgcaTCCTCCACTCtagaaagctttctttttttttttaagccagctTTACGTAATCTATTATTTGGTATATGGAATTGTACATAATACTCTTTTAATAGCATTATTCCCTATTTGCCTAATTTTTAAAGactcatttacaaaaaaaaaagtctgaaatcgTAGAAAAGAATTATATAAAGGGGAATCTTTTTTTACCACCTATAACACCCATTCTATAGATTCTGCAGCTCTATCACCCCCTGATGCAAAGGCCACGTTTACTGTCCTTATCACCCGTGATTTAAAAGTTGTGACATTATGCCTGAGTCCCACCACCTTGCAGTTAAGATATtggtca
Encoded here:
- the LOC114485002 gene encoding eukaryotic initiation factor 4A-III-like, whose protein sequence is MAATATMATSGSARKRLLKEEDMTKVEFETSEEVDVTPTFDTMGLREDLLRGIYAYGFEKPSAIQQRAIKQIIKGRDVIAQSQSGTGKTATFSISVLQCLDIQVRETQALILAPTRELAVQIQKGLLALGDYMNVQCHACIGGTNVGEDIRKLD